A stretch of the uncultured Cohaesibacter sp. genome encodes the following:
- a CDS encoding DUF4164 family protein: MSERPAVQDALVRLEQAIASLERAVDKRQDKALSIEALQGDLKRMTKERETMTQSLKSAQSRSERLEGANEEVSRRLVSAMESVRAVLDQHGG, encoded by the coding sequence ATGTCTGAAAGACCGGCAGTTCAGGACGCCTTGGTGCGGCTTGAGCAGGCGATTGCCTCCCTTGAACGGGCGGTAGACAAAAGGCAGGATAAGGCGTTGTCAATCGAGGCCCTGCAGGGCGATTTGAAACGGATGACCAAGGAGCGCGAAACTATGACGCAGTCTTTGAAATCCGCTCAATCCCGATCCGAACGCCTTGAAGGTGCGAATGAAGAGGTGTCCCGTCGTCTGGTATCCGCAATGGAATCAGTGCGGGCCGTTCTGGATCAGCATGGTGGCTGA